From the genome of bacterium:
TCTTTTTCGAAACCGGATTCTACAATCTCCCGAGGAAGCACATAATCATCCCTGAGGGTTATATAACGTTGCGATTTCTCCGTGAAGGAAGCGAGTCGAAACCCCTGAAGAAGCTCGACTGCTAGACGCGATATCCCGATTACATCGAAGTTGAAGCATGCATGCTCGGCAACCGAGTGATGACCCATCTCGAAGATTATTGTGCGGTTCGAGTTTCTTGCTTTCTCTACCTCCTCCCTCGATTGCCGGCGGAGTTCGTCCACCCTCTGGGGATAACGGCTTATCCGCGCATACGCGGCTGAAATTGTCTCCGGCGTGACCGGTAGATTGCTGTTGCCCTTTTTCAGCTCATCGATTATGGCGTTATCGAGATTGAAGCCGGCAAGGATTACTTCCATAAAGGGATGATACGGAGTACAAAAGCAAGGTCAAGCAAATCTTTTTTGACTGGCTGTATTATGACTTTATAGTCGATACGGATAGCGCGTTTTAATTCTATGTCAATCTAAAATTGAAGGATAACAGAACCCACACCCTTACAGGTTCGCCGTTCCTGGTAGGCTCTGTAAACTCCCACTCCCCTGCTGCGTCCCTTGCGGCACTGTCCAGGGATGAGTAGCCTGAGCTTTGTGAAATTTCGACCTTGTTAACTTTGCCGTCAGTACCTACAAGCGCTTTTATGATGACCGTGCCCTCCTCGCCTTGCAATCTAGCGTCAGGTGGATAATTCGGAAAAGGACTATATATCGCAACAAAACCTTCATCCAATTCCGAATAAGAAACTATCTCCGCAGGAGGTGTACACGATGATTGGGATATTGCCAAGAGAATTATTGAAATTTGTATAGTTATTTTATTCATAAAAGTCCTCCGTTGAATTGTAATTTTTTTTTTAGTTGTCAAGGTAGCCTATATTGATTCCTGCTCCTCTTCTCTCTCTAGCTCGACAATGGCTGATTGTATACGTTCAAGATCGTGCTCAAGCCTCTCTTTCAAAGCAATAAGGCGTTCAAGACGTTGACGTCTTTCCAGTTTGCGCTGAATAGTCAAGTTCTCGAAATTGATGCGGCAAACGGCATCGAAAATCTCCTCAAGTCTTGCCAAAGCCAGGGGATTAAGGGAGTAAGCAATGAAGTATGAATGGCGCTCGTCTGCAACAAGTTCGAATTTCTTGAGAACCTTAAGATGCTGGGATACAGCGCTCTGGCTTATGCCTAAACGGGAAGCTATATCCCCTACATCCAGAGGTCCGGATTTAAGCACCTCCAGGATGCTCATCCTGCTGTGAGTGCCCAGCGCGCGCATCACTCGCGCACGCTCTTCGATAGAGAGCCTTCTCATAAAACTATATTAGTGTTTACTAAAAGAATTATAGGACTGACGGAAAGCGTGTCAAGTTGCAGAAATGGCAATACGGCTTGACAAAAATTTTTCTATGCATATAATATTATATGCATATAAATAATCTTAAATCAGGACTACAGAATAAACTTGCAGAGACCGATGTAGCTGTGCTTGGCCTTCTGGCAGAAAAACCTTCGTACGGTTACGAGATCGAACAGCGCGTTTCATCACGGGGAATGCGAAACTGGACAAGAATGGAACAAAGCTCAATCTATAACAGCCTGCGCCGTCTTGAAAGAAAAGGATTAGTCCGTTCTGAACGAAAGGAAGTGGATGGTCGTCTTCGCCGCATCTACGTGCCGACAACTGAAGGTTCAAAAGCTCTAGCGCAGGAGGTCTACAATAATCTTTCGATTCCTGCAAAGGAACTAACAAATTTCGACTTGGGCTTATGCAACATATACGCAATCGGCAGGGAAAAAGCTATCGACGCTCTCATGCATTACAACCGCGCTTTGGAGGAAACGATAAGCTTTTTTGATTCTAATGCAAAGAAGATGCGCGCGTTCGGGATTCCTATCGCGGCTTGGCTTTTCGAACGTCCTTCGGCCGAGTGCCGGGCCAGAGTTCAGTGGATACGTGAGTTTATTGAGGAACTCAAGAAAGCGGAGTTCCCCAAAATCAACAACTAAGTAAGGAGATGCAATGATTGAAAAAAAGTTGAAACCTGAGAAAAGTCCGAAATGGCTGAGGGTCTCGGGCTGGGTGATTCTTGCAATAAACGCCCTGTGTATGATTAATGCAGCCTGGTTCTTTCTTGCCCTCGCAAGGTTTCCATTTATCGGCTGGATATTCTTTAACGCCTGTTTCGTATCCAGCTTGATATGGATTGTAGGATTTATCTTCAAATGGCGCTGGATGATGATGGCTTCGCTGCCGTTTCTTCTTTTTTTTGGCGGCGGAGGACTTTTCATCTTTCCATGGTCAGGAAACATGATTACTGCACAGGTGAGCCACATAGCAATGATGTTTGCGCTTACGTATGCAATTGTCGATGCTTTCGTAACCAGGGGATGGAAGTCGAAGCTGATAGGACTCGCGGGAGGAATTGCGGTTTTTGCAGGGTTCTTAATCGTCCAACAGGATTATGCAAAAAAACACCCCGAACTTTGGCTAAAGATGGGCATGCAGGCTCCGAACGCGGAATCTGGTGCGACCAGAAGATACAACAAGTGAGTACAAGATGACAAAAACACGAGGTCAGAAACCAGCAAAAGTTGACTGCAAGAAGCTATTAAAAGAGCTTTACATGCCGCCGATAAAGGAACCAACTATCGTAGATGTGCCTGAAATGAATTTTATAATGATTGATGGAATCATCAGGCCAGGTGAAAAAGTAGATGAATCCACGGATTTCATGGATGCGATGCAGACGTTATACGGTCTCGTATACACATTAAAATTCATGCTCAAGGGCAAATCGGGTATCCCTGATTCCATAATAATGCCTCTCGAGGGTCTGTGGTGGTTCGACAGCAAGAAGGGCGATGGCACCGATTTCGAGATGGGCCGCAGGGACATTCCCTGGTACTTCACTGCCATGATAATGCAGCCCGAGCATATTAAATATGAGCATTTTCTTGAGGCCAGGGATCAGCTCAAGACAAAGAAGGATCCTCCCGGGCTTTTAAAAGCCCGATTCGAAAGCTGGGAGGAGGGGCGCAGCGTCCAGATTATGCACTTAGGACCGTATTCCGAAGAGATGCCTGCAATCGAAAAGATGCATAAATACGCAATCGACAAGGGTTACAAACTGCACGGCAAACACCACGAGATTTACATGGGTGATCCGAGGCGAACCAAACCTGAGAGGTTAAAAACAATATTGAGGCATCCAATAGAATAACTTTCCAGACTAAGAGATAGACGAATTCTGAGATTAACGTAGGTGACGAAATGATAATGCATGATGGGTGTTGACTCTCACATCAATCAGATTATATTGTCGCATGCAAAACCAGCCGACGAATAGGGATTTCAAACCACTCATTGTTATTGCGTGGATAATGAGTGTTTCCGCAATACTTAGAGCTCAAGTATATCCCTCGAATGTGGTGGACGATGTCAGGTCATTTTCAATTACGCTAATTACTTATGACAGTCTGGATAATCCGATGTCGATAGGCTGCGGTTTCTTTATCGGAGGACAAGGAGATATAGTTACAAGTAGACACGTTATCAAGGAGGCGAGCCGGGTTGAGATTCTCACTTCTGATAGAAAACGCTGGACTGCCAGGCAGGTTGTGGCTGAGGACATAGAAGCAGACCTGATAAGATTATCCGTTGATATTCAAAGTGATAATATTCACCCCCTCCCCATAGCAGGCTTAATACCTGAAATCGGAGAAGCCGTTGTAGTGATTGGACCTCAAATCGACGAAGCAAAAACATCAAGAAAGGTTCTGGAAGGAACAATCTCCGCTTTGAGAGAAATAGGAGGGTTTGGAACCATTCTTGAGATTTCAACGCCAGTGTCTCCCGGATTCAGTGGAAGCCCGGTAGTGAATTCGAAAGGCGAGGTTGTGGGCGTCACGGCATTCCAGCTGACAGGTCAAGACACAACCAACTACGCCGTATCATCCGAACGAATTATGAAACTTGTATCCGACACCTCGATAGATATCCGTGTCTGGGAGTCTGAGCGCAGAAATAGAGAACCAAATTCAAACAACGAGTTGTATCTCAAAGGAATGAATTTTATACTGCAGGAAAACTGGGATGCCGCCCTTGCGTGTTTCGATTCGATCATCGAGGAGAGCCCCTTGCATATTCTTGCCTACCCCATGAAAGGATACTGCAATCTTAAACTTGAACGCTGGGATGAAGCCGTCAAGGCTTACTATCAGGCGCTCATGATTGATCCTACCGACGCGGCCTCCTACTACGATATGGCCCTGGCCTACGCAAAGTCTGAACAATGGGGTGAAGCGATGGCGTCATACAAACAGGCAATCCGGCTTGACAGTACAAATGCTGATTCATACTGCGGTCTTGGTATTGCCTACGTTAATCTTGATGAATGGAAAGAGGCGAGGGAGTGTTTCAGAAAGGCTTCGGCAATAAACCCCAATCTCGCATCCGCACACTACGGCGCAGGCTTAACTTCGTGGGTCTTAGATGATATGGATTCAGCATGGTTCGAGTATCATATGCTTGAACAACTCGATAAAAAAATGGCTGAGGATCTTTACTCAAAAATAAGCGAATAACAATCAAGTTACGGACATTGCTTTCTTTATAAGCTCGTCAATCTCGGATACAATCCTTCTTTTTACGTCGTAAGCCTCGAGTGCGAGAACCCTTTCTTTTTCATTTTTCCATTCCTGGCTTAAACGATGTATAAAATCAAGTTTAACCATGGGGTCTATTGCCTTTCCGTCCGGACCTGTCGTTATATCTGCATATATAAGCACTTTTGCCTCAATCGGCAGATCATCGGTTTGAGGAAGGGCATGCACCTTCACAAGCGAAGCCAAATCATCAAGCCCCCTCTCCTTAAGAATCTCTGCGCTAGCAGCTCCATGATCAAGGCCGTGAGGTTCTGTAAGTCCAATATCATGCAAAAGAGCGGCAAGAAAAACCCTCTCTGTATAAAACGAATGTCCTGCGGCTTCGAGTATTCTGCAAACGGCCTCGGCACGTTTTGCAACTCCTTCGGAATGTCTTTGTGTCTCTTCGTCCATTCCTATTCCTTTAAGAAGTTCGCGGGCTTTTTGTCTATTGATGTTCATGACGATTTCCTATTTTACAATATTGTGCGCGATATAATCGATTTGTCAAGAGCAATCCAGAAGCCTCGGAAGCACGGCCTCAGAGAACAACCTCGGGTCTTCAACAACAGGATTATGAACCGACCCTTCAACACTTATGCTTTCGAATTTCTCAAAGCAACAGCTGTAGCTTTTTTCAAACGCGGCCACCTGTCCAAAAGTTTCTCTAGGTATAGGAAACAATGTCCTGACAGGCAACTTGGGTCGGGAGTGAAGATTCGTTTCCCGAGCGTATAAATACAGCGCCTTAAGATAAGCAGACATGCAGTGCGTCGGAACTGCCGTAAGCCTGCGTTCAGTATAACCGGTACCCTTGCCTTCTTCTTCAAGGGGAAAAGCCTTCAGAAGCAATTTCCTGCCTATAGATGTTTTGAAAACCAGATTGAGCAGAATATCCTTTATTAGAGGATAAAGAAGAAGAAAAAAGTAATCCGGCATAAATGCATGCGGTTCATTGAGTATGAGGTTTTTAACCTTGTCAGGATGAGTGTAGGCATACTCAAGAGCGACATTAGCGCCAATGCAATTCCCCATAAGGTTTATTCTGTCTATACCCGATTTATTCCTGAATGTATCCACCCATCTGACCATATCAGAAATCCTGTAAGCGCTCCTGCGAGCTGAGACCGAACCAAAACCAGGCCATGCTAACTGGAAAACCTTGAAGTGTGGATTGAACCATTTCAGTATGCCGTCATACGTTCGCTCGTGGCCAGCCCAGCCATGCAGACAAAATAACGCTTCGCCCTTTCCAGTGACTTGGTAGCTTATCGACTCATCACCCACATCGATAGAGGGAAACCGCTCCAGCATCACCTAAGAATAGGGATGGTTAGGGCGCTGTCAACCTAAGCAGTTTAGCGATTTATGTTTAGATTTGACACATTCGAACGGAGTTTTATGAAATCTTTATAAGTCTATGCTCTTAATGAGAGAAAGAGGCGAATCTTATTTTTGCCTCTTCGATTATTGCTCGACCGTGTGATGAACCGATTCGCGAAGCGCCTGCCTCAAGCATCCGGATAGTCTGGTCCAGGCTTCTAATACCTCCCGAAGCTTTTACTCCAATCTTTCCCTGTACGGCTTCGTAAAGAAGCTTTACGTCTGATGAAGTCGCGCCGGGGGCTACGACGCCTGTTGATGTTTTAACGTAATCGGCCCCTGCGTCAGCCGTGATCCTGGCGGCAGTCTTCTTCTCATCATCATTCAACCAGCCAGTTTCTATGATTATTTTAAGTATCTTCTTTTCAGTCCTGCGCCTTGCACGTTCTATTTCACCAGCAACCCAGATAGTATCACCCGTACGAAACCTTCCTATGTTTATAACCATATCAAACTCCTCAGCACCCATCTCAAGTCCTTGCTCTATCTCGAAAAGTTTTGTTTTAGTCAGATTGGCGCCGTGAGGGTATCCTATGGCGATGCCAAGTCTTACAGGCGAACCTTTAATTATCTGCTGGGCGTCCGCAATCCATGAAGGATGAAGGAAAACTGATTTGAAATTGTAAAGTACAGCCTCTTCCAAGAAATGCTCCATATCTGATCTGGTAGCTTCAGGCCTTAGCATTGAAGCGTCTATGAACCCTGCCAGGTCTTCGGCAGATTTTGGCATGATCCTGGGATTCATTTGAATCTTATTCTTGAACCGTCTTTCGTATCTTCGAGCACCAAACCAGCTCCTTGAATCGCGTCACGGAGTTTATCAGCCCATTCGAATGATTTTGCCTTGCGGAGTTCGGTCCGGAATTCAAGAATAATACTGACAAGCTTATCAAGGTTTTCGCTTCCCCTCTCACGTCTTGGCTTAAAACCGAGTATATCAAGAGCCAAATTCAGTTTTGCCGATACTTCCTTAAGTTTGGAGATTTCGCCAGCAGCAAGGGCTTCATTACCCTGACGCACCAGTTCAAACATCAAAGCCGTCGCTTTTGGGGTATTGAAATCATCCGCAAGCGCCGATTCAAATTCAGGATATTCTAAAACAATATTATGCTCATCTAGCGATGATTCTACTCCTGTAAGAAAAGTGGATATTCGTTCCCAGGCTGACTTTGCCTCTTCCATGCCTTCGAACGAATACTCGGTTTGCGCACGATAGTGGACTCGCAGTATAAACATCCTCAACACATTGGGATCATACATTTCAAGAACATCGCGTGCTGTTATAACGTGCCCGGTAGATTTGCTCATCTTCTGTCCTGATAGATTAAGCATTTCCACGTGCATCCATGATTTTGCAAAAGGTTCGCCTGTAGCAGCCTCGAACTGTGCTATTTCGTTTTCGTGATGAGGAAAAACAAGGTCTTCTCCGCCCGCGTGCAAGTCGAATCCTGAACCGAGATAGTGGGTGGACATTGCAGAGCATTCGATGTGCCAGCCTGGTCTGCCACTCC
Proteins encoded in this window:
- a CDS encoding winged helix-turn-helix transcriptional regulator, which translates into the protein MMRALGTHSRMSILEVLKSGPLDVGDIASRLGISQSAVSQHLKVLKKFELVADERHSYFIAYSLNPLALARLEEIFDAVCRINFENLTIQRKLERRQRLERLIALKERLEHDLERIQSAIVELEREEEQESI
- a CDS encoding alpha/beta hydrolase — encoded protein: MLERFPSIDVGDESISYQVTGKGEALFCLHGWAGHERTYDGILKWFNPHFKVFQLAWPGFGSVSARRSAYRISDMVRWVDTFRNKSGIDRINLMGNCIGANVALEYAYTHPDKVKNLILNEPHAFMPDYFFLLLYPLIKDILLNLVFKTSIGRKLLLKAFPLEEEGKGTGYTERRLTAVPTHCMSAYLKALYLYARETNLHSRPKLPVRTLFPIPRETFGQVAAFEKSYSCCFEKFESISVEGSVHNPVVEDPRLFSEAVLPRLLDCS
- a CDS encoding cysteine--tRNA ligase, which produces MMNVEIYDTLSHKKKRLEPLDNTVRIYHCGMTVQARPHVGHLRGYIVMDALRRFLRWKGFGVKLIQNITDIDDKVIEKSRAEGIDWRMLAERNTQELVYVTSALNVEPPTVMPRATQHIEEIIRLVSLLVDKKHAYESAGDVYFDVRSYPRYGLLSGKNIDDLESGARVDPSENKRDPLDFALWKSAKPGEPYWFSPWGSGRPGWHIECSAMSTHYLGSGFDLHAGGEDLVFPHHENEIAQFEAATGEPFAKSWMHVEMLNLSGQKMSKSTGHVITARDVLEMYDPNVLRMFILRVHYRAQTEYSFEGMEEAKSAWERISTFLTGVESSLDEHNIVLEYPEFESALADDFNTPKATALMFELVRQGNEALAAGEISKLKEVSAKLNLALDILGFKPRRERGSENLDKLVSIILEFRTELRKAKSFEWADKLRDAIQGAGLVLEDTKDGSRIRFK
- a CDS encoding energy transducer TonB, giving the protein MNKITIQISIILLAISQSSCTPPAEIVSYSELDEGFVAIYSPFPNYPPDARLQGEEGTVIIKALVGTDGKVNKVEISQSSGYSSLDSAARDAAGEWEFTEPTRNGEPVRVWVLLSFNFRLT
- a CDS encoding PadR family transcriptional regulator, which produces MHINNLKSGLQNKLAETDVAVLGLLAEKPSYGYEIEQRVSSRGMRNWTRMEQSSIYNSLRRLERKGLVRSERKEVDGRLRRIYVPTTEGSKALAQEVYNNLSIPAKELTNFDLGLCNIYAIGREKAIDALMHYNRALEETISFFDSNAKKMRAFGIPIAAWLFERPSAECRARVQWIREFIEELKKAEFPKINN
- the deoC gene encoding deoxyribose-phosphate aldolase, which encodes MPKSAEDLAGFIDASMLRPEATRSDMEHFLEEAVLYNFKSVFLHPSWIADAQQIIKGSPVRLGIAIGYPHGANLTKTKLFEIEQGLEMGAEEFDMVINIGRFRTGDTIWVAGEIERARRRTEKKILKIIIETGWLNDDEKKTAARITADAGADYVKTSTGVVAPGATSSDVKLLYEAVQGKIGVKASGGIRSLDQTIRMLEAGASRIGSSHGRAIIEEAKIRFASFSH
- a CDS encoding FAD-dependent thymidylate synthase; translation: MEVILAGFNLDNAIIDELKKGNSNLPVTPETISAAYARISRYPQRVDELRRQSREEVEKARNSNRTIIFEMGHHSVAEHACFNFDVIGISRLAVELLQGFRLASFTEKSQRYITLRDDYVLPREIVESGFEKEFKALIQKENELYRVMVDELKLYHASHDKSLAADKRELANRAKEDARFVASLATQSQLGMTVNARELELM
- a CDS encoding serine protease; this translates as MQNQPTNRDFKPLIVIAWIMSVSAILRAQVYPSNVVDDVRSFSITLITYDSLDNPMSIGCGFFIGGQGDIVTSRHVIKEASRVEILTSDRKRWTARQVVAEDIEADLIRLSVDIQSDNIHPLPIAGLIPEIGEAVVVIGPQIDEAKTSRKVLEGTISALREIGGFGTILEISTPVSPGFSGSPVVNSKGEVVGVTAFQLTGQDTTNYAVSSERIMKLVSDTSIDIRVWESERRNREPNSNNELYLKGMNFILQENWDAALACFDSIIEESPLHILAYPMKGYCNLKLERWDEAVKAYYQALMIDPTDAASYYDMALAYAKSEQWGEAMASYKQAIRLDSTNADSYCGLGIAYVNLDEWKEARECFRKASAINPNLASAHYGAGLTSWVLDDMDSAWFEYHMLEQLDKKMAEDLYSKISE
- a CDS encoding HD domain-containing protein, encoding MNINRQKARELLKGIGMDEETQRHSEGVAKRAEAVCRILEAAGHSFYTERVFLAALLHDIGLTEPHGLDHGAASAEILKERGLDDLASLVKVHALPQTDDLPIEAKVLIYADITTGPDGKAIDPMVKLDFIHRLSQEWKNEKERVLALEAYDVKRRIVSEIDELIKKAMSVT